A single window of Oxyura jamaicensis isolate SHBP4307 breed ruddy duck chromosome 3, BPBGC_Ojam_1.0, whole genome shotgun sequence DNA harbors:
- the DDO gene encoding D-aspartate oxidase, which translates to MAAPKVAVVGAGLIGLSTALCISEAFPGCRLSVLSEQFSPNTTGDVAAGMLIPHTYPGTPIHVQKQWFKETFTYLFAISNSAEASEAGIHLVSGWQVFKTPPKDEVPFWSDIVLGFRPMSAAELQKFPQHRSGQAFTTLKCDCPPYLLWLEKRLRANGVQVHTRKVADLWELHREYDIVVNCTGIGAHQLVGDQELSPTRGQVLKVHAPWVKHFIRDGDGSTYVYPGIHSVTLGGTREKGSWSLSPDPGTTKDIFGRCCSLEPSLQRAQDVRVKVGLRPSRSSVRLQREVLSRGGAKLLVVHNYGHGAGGFSVHRGTAKEATRLVGECIAALQGSSSRAKL; encoded by the exons ATGGCAGCACCCAAGGTGGCAGTGGTGGGCGCGGGGCTCATCGGCCTGTCCACGGCACTCTGCATCTCCGAGGCTTTCCCCGGCTGCCGCCTCAGTGTCCTTTCGGAGCAGTTCAGCCCCAACACGACGGGCGATGTGGCGGCCGGGATGCTCATCCCGCACACTTACCCAG GCACGCCGATCCACGTGCAGAAGCAGTGGTTCAAAGAGACCTTCACATACCTTTTTGCCATCAGCAACTCAGCCGAGGCATCAGAGGCTGGCATTCACCTGGTCTCTGG CTGGCAGGTCTTTAAAACCCCTCCCAAAGATGAGGTGCCTTTCTGGTCTGACATCGTCCTGGGGTTTCGACCGATGTccgcagcagagctgcagaagttCCCACAGCACAGATCCGGCCAGGCCTTCACGACGCTGAAGTGCGACTGCCCACCCTACCTGCTGTGGCTGGAGAAGAG gctgAGAGCAAACGGTGTCCAGGTGCACACCAGAAAAGTTGCAGACTTGTGGGAGCTGCACAGAGAGTACGACATTGTGGTCAACTGCACGGGCATTGGAGCCCACCAGCTCGTGGGGGACCAGGAGCTGTCCCCCACCAGGGGACAGGTTCTCAAGGTGCATGCTCCTTGGGTGAAACACTTCATCCGGGACGGGGATGGCTCGACTTACGTCTACCCGGGGATACACAGCGTAACCCTGGGGGGAACCAGGGAGAAGGGGAGCTGGAGTCTCTCCCCTGACCCTGGCACTACCAAGGACATCTTTGGCAGATGCTGCTCTCTCGAGCCCTCCCTGCAGCGAGCTCAGGATGTCAGGGTGAAGGTGGGCCTCAGGCCGTCCAGGTCGTCTGTGAGACTGCAGAGAGAGGTCCTGAGCCGGGGAGGAGCAAAGCTCCTGGTGGTCCACAACTACGGGCATGGGGCAGGCGGCTTTTCAGTGCACAGAGGCACAGCCAAAGAGGCCACTCGCCTGGTGGGAGAGTGCAttgctgccctgcagggctccTCATCGAGGGCCAAACTTTGA